The Glycine soja cultivar W05 chromosome 15, ASM419377v2, whole genome shotgun sequence region TGGTTCATCACCGTTTAGAGAACTAGCTTCTTCTGCTAGGCCAAAATCCCATTAGTACAAAACATCTGTTACAGtaagatcattttttttttcaatttagcaTCTAAAAGTTCACGTTTTCTTAATTTTGGTCtttgagagatttttttttgtttatttttagacTTTATAAATTTacgtgttttttaaattttggacccTAAAAGCTAATTTACaactactaaaaaattaaaatattaaaggaattaaaattaaaaaattattaacttataaaaactaaaaataaacaaaaaaaaacttacaaaaaccaaaatgtaaaaaactcaaatttatagTGACTAAAAGTTGAACAAAAAATGCAAACTTAGAACTAGATTTATAtttcagcttttttttttcattcatcgTTTGCTAAATAAATAGTCCCTTTCTACAACTATCAGTGGTGTACAAAAATCTACTTTTAAGAGTATGTTTGgtttaaagaaatgaaatagtgtgaaagtaaaaaaaaaaaaaagaaatgaaagattCAAATTAAGATAGAATGTAGAAGTGAGACCAAcaccaatttttaaaatattaaattgaccGGTTTCAAAGGGGGTAAAAATGTGGATGTACTTCCTaccgtaaaaaataaaaataaataggagGTGCATGTAATATGTACGAGCCTTGAAACTGAATTCATATATGACTAGTTGAACAAAGCGTCAAGGGAAAACGGTTCCTATCACATTTAAATCTAAGCACACGTCCAAACTATCTAATGATTGCTAAATTCACAAATAGTTCGCtctccacaattttttttcttttgacaattttcttttgatagaAGCAAGCTTCTAGTAGATAAAACCATTTCCTTTCACAAACATTTTcagttaagaaaaattattaaaatataacttaactGTCAAGGCAACCGGTACTACTGCTCAAGACCAAAAAATTGGGCGACATTCTCGGGAACACAGAGAAACAAGTGTTACTTTGAACTCTAAAACAAGACTAGTTGGTGAACTGGTAAGATAGATATCCAAACATAATTGTCAATAAAATTGGGCAAATTTGGGATGTTAAGTGTAACTTCAAATTGAAATCTTCAGTTATGCCCAGAAAAACTATGCTAGCTTGATCTTCTTTCAAGGTCCCTCACTGTCATTTAGAGCTAATTTGCAATAGTTTCAACTAAACAACTATCCTCCATTGTCATCAGCTAATGATCATCTTGTTTAAAAACTCAGCTTGCTCGGGAAAATACTCCATCAGTTCATCCTTTGTCACCCAGACATGATCCTCACATTTTCCgatgttgaatttgtttttgGCAATAACTTGAGACTTGAAGAAGAATCTCTGGCAGAAGATTTCAGCAAAGAGAAAGAATAAGCAAGTATAATCAATTTTCACATGAAGAGGCAAGGATAACATATTGAAAGATGTCAGCCTTCAATTAATAGACCAGAAGTACCACAATGTTCGTATAAAATATACCTTAAAAGATGTGGATCTAGACTGGTCTTCTGTAGGCTGAACAACCATATGGGCCATTGGAGCATTTCCAACAAAATATGTGTTAGAAAGATCTCCTAAGACTGATTTCAATGCAGATTCTGCACACTGCAAAATTTCAAAAGTTAACatggaaaagaaggaaagaaataagAGGAAAGCCATATAATAATGTTACAACTTAACCTTGCGCATGGTGTCCTCAGATTCATAAACTTTCTCAGGAAAATGCCACACAGGCTTCCCGCTTGGAGCACCATATGCATTACCATAGAGGAGAAGGTAGAGTCTTCTATCAAGAGCTCTTTGTAATGACCTACGTAGACAAGTAGTAACAAGTAAGTATATGCAATCACGCAGCAAATATGTCTGAAAGCAAATTCGtttctttaaaataatgaaaaataacagGGATAAGCCTAGGTAAGTTTCTCTATCTCCTCAAAGCATTTAAGTTATATTTAGTTTTGACTCTGTTACCTAAGTCACAGAATGAGCATTGGTCCTTGCCCTAGCACAAGCGTATTTCTCAGTTTGAACTAATAACAGCTGCTGTATAACATTACTAGGAAGGCTTTCATAAAGACTAAAGATGAGTACAACCTAAATATCCAAATGCAAGCTTGCATAAACATTATATAATCATCAATTTGTCAAAGCTAAATTCATTCAATCACCAAATAAGGCAGGCaaggaaataaaaatggaaTCTAAATTCTAAATAGCCCTTGCTAATTAATATACTACAATCATACGTAACTAAACACCATGCTACAGAAAATAGACATTTGTCTACTTCCAAGGAAGATGAGGTGAAGATAAGAGCTAAGTTGATATTTCATATGAGAAATCCCAAGTATTGGTATGATGGCCTCTCTTGCATAGCATTCATTTTCCTTCACATATTCCAGAAATTGAAACAAAGCATTTTCTTACTGTAAATTAAAATGTGGTCAGTCTACTCAAATTGGTGCATACCTTCGATCATTGTTTTTGTCAGCTTCAGTGACTCTTGGTGCTGGCACATAGTCAATCTGATAATCACCTTTACCCCTGgaagtaatatatttttcatgagAATATATGATAAGAAGGGACCATCTGTATTGCCAGCTGTGATAACTCTTAAGCATATCAATGCATGCATTAGgaaaaagagaatgaaagagggggaaaaaatatgaaacattTTTGTCATTGCATCATAATTACAGTCAGTGAGTCAAATATAGcaaaataagttaaataattattggTGGTATCACTAACTTTATAGGGATTGTTGAGATCCTACATCAACTAACGATATGGCCAGTGTAGTCATTATAAGGCTTGGGCAATCCTCGCCTAACAAGCTAGTTTTGTGACATTGAGTTAGACCCTAagcctaaattttaaaatggtgTTTGAGTCTATCCTAGATCTGTTATTGGGTTACACCCATATTTGTCCGTGCTTTAGGTGTCTATTAATAGGTGTGACGGAGAGGGTATTGTTATTAGGGCACCCACATTTATCCACAACGCTCCAAATGTTCAGTCCTAAGCATGAAGAATATATTGAGATCCTAAATCAACTAGAGATATTGTCAATATAGTCATCATAAAACTTGGGCAGTCCTCATCTTACAAGCCAAAATTGTGGGGTTGAGTTATGTCCTTAGCCCAAATTTAAGCATACTAATACTAGAACATAATACTAATTAAACAAGGAAACAATCCTAACTTGAGATAATAAGGAAATCTGGAAATCAGACCTAAGAGATAATATAAATACTCAAAGATATAATAAAGATATTCTTGAATACTTTTCATTTAATCTAACAATTAGTTTTTGACTTCTGTTTAGCTATCTATTGGCTTTTTAATTCCCCTGTTATGCATAATAGTTTTGATATTTCGCTGGTCTTGAGGAAGGAGGGAATGAATTTTTCAGTTAAATTAGTTTGTAGGTCCCcatactattacaaaatttttaattaggtccttatactttattttttttaattgagtccctatattaattttcaatttgtaaTTATGTCCCTATGTTAATTTTCCGTGAAGAATCTGTTAGACTTGACGGAATATTcatcatacacacacacacacacacatagatgTCATGTGTTATTCCATATCAGCCCAAATGGTGTTACTGTTACAGatggaatttttaaatttttttatctgccTGCCTCAACACCCCTTGTTTTTCATTCCCAACCATTCATTATCTCCCAAACCGTAACTCAACCCTAAAATGTGGATTTCGTATCTCCCAGACCGTAACCCCAACCATGTTGTGTgattaattcttaatttgtttGTAATGTTATTCGCACCTCCTTAATCACCTTTGTAGCAGTTTGTGGTTTAGGGTTCGCACCTCTGTAATCTACTCAGGTGTATTGGTTTAAGGTTCGCATCTACGTGTGTGTATATGATGGAATATTCCATCAAGTCTTACAGATTCCTCACAAGTTAGCATAGGGACCtgattacaaatttaaaattaatatagggacccaattaaaaaaaaataaagtataggGGTCTAATTAAACTTTTTGTAATAATATGGGGACCTACAGGCTAATTTAACCGAATTTTTTTACAGTACAGCTAATTAGCAATATACTCAATTTTCACTTCCATTTTCTATTGAATATATAGATAAATGCCTCCCTTGCATCCATTTGAGAGAATTCACATAAAATAGAACTTTAAcagaaaaaacaattttcaacTCTCATGAAacttacaaatatattttttgtatatacTATTAAAGTGCCATCTAATGATCTCTCTCTTTcaaattaagtttaaataaccaaaaaattaaaactatagaCATAGTCTTGTCACTTGTGAACTTATACCTAGCATCAGATTTGTCTAGAAATTCATCAGGATATCTGCGTTGATATTGTTGTCGCCATCGAAACCTAACCATACAAACcccagaaaaaatataaaaaaagataaagttagTATAACAATCACTGCTAAAACAGGTTCTTCAAGTTTACTAAGCAAAGTAGCAAACCACAACAAAGCCATTCGacaaagaaatattaatagcaaatCCTCATGTTTCAAGCCTTAACCTCATTTTTCCGTCTTTAAAATTAGAAGAGGAAGAAAGTGAAAATAGCATTGCATTAAATATTACTTTCTTTTTACTTCATATAGTTTGAGCAAACAAGAATTCACTGAAGACATAAGAGTATAAGACAGTGAACAAgaatacaagttttttttttccatattttcAATTAGATAATATGAGGAGCTGGAAAATGGGATGTTCAGCACTAGAATTTATCTAAACATACTTCACCCTGAACCTAGTTTACAAATCACCAAATTCACAAAAGTGAGTATAATTTCAAGACTTCAGCTTGACATGACATCATTTCCTTCTCTACAGTCCTCCAGCAGCAGCACACCTTTTATCTTGAAAAGTGGATTAATATCTTCTATGACAGTATGACTACATATCCAAGACTAAATAAAGGCCAAATACCCAATTCATTTTATCTtgggtgtattttttttttatccaagcAGAGCATAATAACAAAGTCAATGAAAGCAGAGAGAAAGTTACGAGAATTCTTGAAATGCATAAACTACAGGGTCAATTTTGGGAATGACCACTGGCAGTCTCTCAAAGAGCACAGAAGCAACAAGGTTCTCAGAGCTTGCGCTGAACCCTCGCCTTGTCAAGAGAGGTCGAAGTTGAACCAGTGACATCTTCATCCTGGATGTAAGCAGAACCATTAGATGcacaaaaagaatcaaaacaaataaatgaacaaatggagagggaaaatattttctatttgcaATTTCATTATTCTTGTTTCCTGTAGATGCCTTAGCAGCTGGTTACCAATGCAGTCAACATGAAAACAACATTTCTCAGCTGCTACTGCTATTCACAACAAAATAACACATGGTTtatggttttaaaaaaactgacatctttaactcctgtcacaTATCAGTgctaaaatttcaaaacaaaatctcAGCAAAGACAGTACTAACAAGTAACAACAtgagcttgaaattgaaaatagaaatacATATCTAAGAAAGCAATCAATAACTTAAATTATCCCAAACGCAACATAAATTGAAAAGTTTCCAACGCAAATATTGAATTCGATGCAACAGCGTGTCACTTATCTAATGGCGTTGGGGGTTTCCTTTGGATCAGAATCTATAATTTAGAGAAAGAGCGATACAAAgcagagataaaagaaagaaatagcaATGCCcaaatagagaaagaaaagagcTTTCTTACGTTAAGCAAGCGTATCACCCGGCAATATCATTCCATTCGGAACAATATGAGGTAGCTGTTGCAGCAATGGGAACTGGAGAAGTGAAGAAGGGTTTTGGAAGTAGGGGAGAGAGGGAGCAAAAGCAAAAGCATCAAAGCTAAACGATGCCGTTTACAAGtcacttaatatatattttttagaaaataacatttaattattttaaaattcaatatatatatatatatatatatatatatataattattttattattgtttaaaatttattttcacattttaattttatataaataatttgtaaacaatcatataaaaatctatttatataaatatatatatatatatatatatatatatatatatatatatatatatatatatatataaagagagaatttgtctcattattttatttttaattattttttaaaattta contains the following coding sequences:
- the LOC114386505 gene encoding 39S ribosomal protein L46, mitochondrial-like; the protein is MKMSLVQLRPLLTRRGFSASSENLVASVLFERLPVVIPKIDPVVYAFQEFSFRWRQQYQRRYPDEFLDKSDARGKGDYQIDYVPAPRVTEADKNNDRRSLQRALDRRLYLLLYGNAYGAPSGKPVWHFPEKVYESEDTMRKCAESALKSVLGDLSNTYFVGNAPMAHMVVQPTEDQSRSTSFKRFFFKSQVIAKNKFNIGKCEDHVWVTKDELMEYFPEQAEFLNKMIIS